Proteins from one Ipomoea triloba cultivar NCNSP0323 chromosome 1, ASM357664v1 genomic window:
- the LOC115998667 gene encoding uncharacterized protein LOC115998667, translated as MDALLQPHRPNPQPNPRLMKDFGRPQVGASPSCIVLTDAARNYELKTVHYNQLPSFHGSASEDALTFIRDFYGIVQQFPLNDLTEDALRMRCFPYTLKDAAKTWFMTLTPGSLRTWPEVYNKFIGKFYSHAKTAELRRKIATFSQAEGEPFHEAWERFNMLLIQCPHHGYPLELQNQTFYDGLTQTSQSMVDNAAGGAMGEKTAEETLALYEMLGANSQQKSVRGQTPGMYEVNSNAGLEIQVSELAKQVKSMYSMMSMKQNNASMVDEDVHNFEQANAMNSFNQRPRNDPYSNSYNPGWKNHPNFSWNNNQNNFQPIAPPQPKKPSWEDSLDIFIQNCNRQ; from the coding sequence ATGGACGCACTTCTTCAACCCCATCGACCAAACCCTCAACCCAACCCGAGGCTAATGAAAGACTTTGGTAGGCCCCAAGTAGGAGCTTCACCTTCTTGCATAGTGCTTACTGATGCAGCCAGGAACTATGAGCTAAAGACGGTCCATTACAACCAGCTGCCGTCTTTTCACGGTTCAGCAAGCGAAGATGCCCTTACCTTTATTAGGGATTTCTACGGGATAGTCCAACAATTCCCGTTGAATGACTTGACCGAGGATGCACTAAGGATGAGGTGTTTCCCATACACCTTGAAAGATGCAGCAAAAACATGGTTCATGACTCTTACACCTGGATCCCTTCGGACATGGCCGGAGGTGTATAACAAGTTTATTGGTAAGTTCTATTCCCATGCGAAAACTGCTGaattgagaagaaaaattgCGACCTTTTCGCAAGCTGAAGGCGAACCATTCCATGAGGCATGGGAAAGGTTCAACATGTTGCTCATTCAATGCCCCCACCATGGCTACCCATTGGAGCTTCAAAATCAAACTTTCTATGATGGTTTGACTCAAACCAGCCAATCAATGGTTGACAATGCGGCTGGAGGTGCCATGGGAGAAAAAACTGCGGAGGAAACCTTAGCATTGTATGAAATGCTAGGGGCAAACTCCCAACAAAAGAGCGTCAGGGGACAGACGCCAGGTATGTATGAAGTTAATTCAAATGCTGGGTTGGAAATTCAAGTGTCTGAGTTAGCTAAACAAGTGAAAAGCATGTATTCTATGATGAGTATGAAGCAAAACAATGCATCTATGGTGGACGAAGATGTTCACAATTTTGAACAGGCCAATGCTATGAATAGTTTCAATCAAAGGCCTAGAAATGACCcgtattctaattcttataatccGGGTTGGAAAAACCATCCCAATTTTTCTTGGAATAATAACCAGAATAATTTTCAACCTATTGCTCCACCTCAACCGAAAAAACCATCTTGGGAGGATTCTTTGGATATTTTCATACAGAATTGTAATAGACAGTAA